TCGGGCAGGACAGCCGGCTACGCGTCATCCGCCGGGTGAACGGCGGCCCACCCGTCGCCCGCAACACCGGCCTCGACGCCTCGTCCGGCCCGTACGTCGCGCTGCTCGACAGCGACGACATCTGGCACCCCGAGTACCTGGCCAGCCAGGTCGACGTGCTCGAGCGCCACCCCGAGGCCGACATGGTCCTCGACAACGGCATGTGCCACGCCCCGGGTGGGGAGTCCGTCCCGCTGTTCGACCAGCCGGACTGGGTCTTCCCGCACACCATCGACGCGATGTGCGAGCTGTCGTACATCCTGCCCAGCTTCAGCGTCTTCCGCTCCCGGGTGCTGCGCGAGCTGCGCTTCGACGAGACGTTCCGGGTCGGCGACGACACCGAGCTGATGTGGCGCTTCCTGGCCGCCGGGCACCGCAGCGTGGGCAACCCGCGGACGCTGGCCGAGTACCGGGCGGTCTGCCAGCCGGGTGGCGAGGCCGCCGCGCAGCTCACCGGCGAGCAGGATCCGATCCTGCTCGCCGCCTACGACGTCTGGAAGCGGTACGGCGACCGGTACCCGCGGGCGATCGACCGCGGCCCCGACTTCCACCGGGAGTTCGCCGAGGTGCTGATCCGCAACGACCGCGCGCACGAGGCGCGGTGGCACGCGGAACGCTTCGCGCAGACCGCGCCCGACGACCCGGACGCCGAGCGGCTGCTGCGGCTGTCCGGCGCGGTCGGTCAGACCACCGCGTCCTAGTCCCGGCAACCGGCCCCGGGCACCCGGCACCGTCGGCGTGCCCGGGCCGGCACACCGTTGCTGCGGTCCCGCTCACCCCGCTGCCGACTCCCCGCTCACCCCGCTGCCGGCGCTCCGCTCATTCCGTGTACGCCCGCGACTGCAGGTGGAACAGCTCGGCGTAGCGGCCACCGGCGGCGACGAGTTCGTCGTGCGTGCCCCGCTCGACCACCCGACCGCCGTCGAGCACGACGATGAGGTCGGCGAGGCGGACCGTCGACATCCGGTGCGTCACGAACAGGGTGACCCCGCCGACCCGGGCGGCGACCTCCCGCGCGGTGGCCTGGTAGGCGTCACACACCTGCTGCTCGGCGAGGGCGTCCAGGGAGTGCCCCGGCTCGTCCAGCGACAACAGCATCGGCTCGGTACGCATCACCGCCCGGGCGAACCCGACCCGCTGCCACTGCCCGCCGGACAGCTCGGTGCCGTCGCCGTAGCCGCTGCCGATCAGCGCCCCGGTGTCGCCGATCCGTTCCAGCAGGGCCGTCGCCCGCGCCCGGTGCATCGCCGCGGTGACCGCCTCGCGGGAGTCCACGTCCGGCAGGTGCCCGACGCCCACGCTGTGCTGCAGGGTGAGGTCGATCCGGGCGAAGTCCTGGAACAGGGTGGCGGTCCGTCGTCGCCAGGACGTCACCTCGGTCGCCGCCAGATCCACCCCGTCGACCAGCACCCGTCCCGCCGTCGGTGGGTACAGGCCGGTCAGCACCTTGATGAGGGTGCTCTTGCCGGCGCCGTTCTCGCCCACGAGCGCGACACAGGTACCCGCCGGCAGATACAGGTCGACGTCGCGCAGGGCGGTCCGGTCGCTGCCCGCGTAGGCGAAGCTGACGTTGTCGAACCTGATGCCGTCGGTCATCCGCTCGACGGCGAACGGCGTCGCGCCGGAGCCGCCCGACCGTTGCCGCGACTCGTCCCGGAGCTGGAGCAGGCGGCGCACCCCGCTGGCCGAGGCGTAGACGTCACCGAACAGGTCCAGCCCGGCGGCCATCTGGGTGGCGATCTGGGTGGCCAGCGTGACCACCAGGATGACGTCGCCGACGGTGGCCTCGCCCCGCCGGGCGAGCTGGTAGACGTAGAGGACCGAGCCGACGTACCCCAGGGCGAACGCGAGCTGCCCGGCCAGCCGCAACGCGGTGCTGCGCCACTGCGCCGCGTTCATCGTCCGCTGGTAGGTGGCGAGCAGCTCGGCCTGCTTGCCGAGCAGGTACCGCGCGTTGCCCATCAGCCGGATCTCCTGCTGGGAACGGGGATCGACCATCAGCCGGCGGTAGTGCCGGATCGTCCGGGTCACCGGTGCCGTCCGCTCCCGCGCCGACTCCAGCAGGTGCTCCGCGCGCCGGCCGAACACCACCGGCAGCACCGCCACCACGGGCAGCAGCAACAGCAGCGGCGACAGGACGCCGAGCACCACGGCCGTGACGGCCAGCTGCGCCGCCAGGGCCGCCATCGGCAGCCCGCCGATGATGCCGGCCCGCATCCGCTGCACGTCCTGGCGTACCAGGTCGACCCGGTCGCCGAAGGACGGATCGTCGCCCAGCTCCAGCCAGTCGGACCCGTTGGCGGCCCGCAGCAGCTCCCGGTGCAACCGCTGGTCGGTGATCTCGGCCAGCTCGAAGTAGTAGAGGTGGGCGAAGTGGCCCAGCATCAGCTCGCACAGCAGCACCACGGCGGCCACCGCGCCCCAGGCCGCCGCCTCGCCGGGAGCGTCGACGACGACCGCGTCGACGAGCTTCTTGAGCGCGAGGGCCACCGCCGGGGTGGCCAGTGCGCCGGGCAGGAGCAGCCCCATCCCGATGACGAACCGCCGTCGGTCGAGCCGCCACGCCAGCCGCAGCAGCCACCGGAGCCCGAACCAGGTGTTGTTCATGCCGGTCCCCCCAACGGTGTCGACGTCGCGGCACCGTCGGCGAACCGACGGGCCTGCACGGCGAACATCCCCGCGTACCGGCCACCGCTGGCGATCAGCTCGTCGTGGCTGCCGGCCTCTTCGATACGCCCGTCGGCGAGCACCACGATCCGGTCCGCCTGCCGCACCGACGAGAAGCGGTGCGAGATGACCAGGCTGGTCACCCCCCGGGTGAGGTCGAGGAAGGTGTCGTAGAACTCCGCCTCCCCCCGCGCGTCGAGCTGGGCGGTCGGCTCGTCGAGGACGAGCACGCTCGCGCCGTGCCGGACGGCGAACAGCGCCCGGGCGAGCGCCACCCGCTGCCACTGCCCGCCGGAGAGGTCCTGCCCGCCGGGCAGCGCCCGGGTCAGCGGCGTCTCCAGGCCCAGCGGCAGCTCGTCGAGGAGGTACCCGAGCCCGACCCGGCGCAGCTCGGCGGTGACGCCCTCGTCGTCGTCACGGTGCTCCACCGAGCCCATCGCCACGTTCTCCCGGAGGGTGGCCTCGTAGCGCACGAAGTCCTGGAACACCACCGCGAACGTCCGCTGCCAGGCCTCGGGGTCCAACCGGCGCAGGTCCACCCCGTCGACGGTGACCGAGCCCCCAGCCGGCTGGTAGAGACCGGCCAGCAGCTTGACCAGCGTGGTCTTCCCCGCGCCGTTCACCCCGACCAGCGCGGTCGAGGTGCCGACCGGCAGCCGGAGGTCCAGCCCGCGCAGCACCGGCCGGTCCGGCTGGTAGCCGAAGGTCACCTGTTCCAGGGCGATCAGCCGCTGGGGCGTGGTGACGACGCGGTTCCGCCCGGTGCCGTCGTCGTCGGTGTCCTCCCGGCAGAGCCGCTCGAAGGCGAGGATGGCCTCCCAGGCCGCGCGGCCGTGCACCATCTTCATGTCCGACTCGGGGAACATCTGGCCGAAGCGGACGCAGATGGCGACCGCCTGCACGCCGATGGCCACCTCGGCCACCGGGGCGTCGCCGGCCGCGCCGACGGAACCGGCCAGCAGGAGGAACGCCGCCAGCGTCGCGATCAGCCCCAGGCCGGCGTACACCAGGAACGGCACCCCGTAGACCCGCCGACGCCAGGACCAGAGCGGGTCCAGGTAGTCGCGCGACGCGTCCTCGTAGCGTTGGTCCAGCCAGTCGAGCAGCCCGAGGGTACGGATCTCCTTCGCCGCCCGCGTGGTGGTCGCGAGTTCGCGCAGGTAGGTCAGCCGTCGCCGGACCGGCTCGAAGCTGACGATCAGCGCACCCCAGCGGTGGAAGGCGATCGAGTGGCCCCGGCGGACGACCAGGGCCACCGTCGCCGCGGCCACCGCCACCGGCCAACCTGCGGTGACGGCCGCGACGGTGACCGCGCTGACCAGCTGGGCGTACCGCGCGACGAGCGCCAGGGCGCCCTCGGTCGCTCCACCGGGCGTCAGGATCCAGGTGTCGAACTCCTCCTCCGCGTGGTTCAACAGGTCGGCCACGTCGGCGCGTTCCAGGGTCGGCAGCGACGCCCGGATCGCGGCGTCCTCGGTGTACCGGGCGATGCAGTAGCTGTCGATCCGGCGCGAGACCACCTGCGACAGGGCACGTTGCAGCGGTGCCAGCAGTTGCTGGACGACGAAGGCGACGAGGGCGACGGCCAGCCAGCCGGCCGCGGCCGACCGGTCCGGGTCGCCGGCCAGACTACTCAGGGCCAGACCGACACCGATGCCGAACGTCATCGGCATCAACCCCGCGACGACGTGCACCGACAGCAGCGTGGCGACCAGCGGGCGGCCGGCGTACCGGCTGAGGTGCACCAGCTGACGGCCGGCCTCGGCGCGTCGCCGGGCCCGCCGACCCCATCCCCGCCACGGCGGGCGTGCCCCCTCGTCGCCGCGCGCCACCTGGTCGGCTGTCGGCACCCGTCCTCCAGAAATCCGGTGTGGATCGTCGTGCGGTGATCGGATCGGCGGCACCCGGCGGCGGTGTCCCGGCCGGCCCACTGTCCACGCGGGACACTACCGCAGCGGCGCGCTCCGCCGGGTCCGGGGAAGAGGCGGCGGCGCGTCCCGCCAGCGAGACGGGCGTCGATGGCCGGCGGGCGTCGCGTCTTGGCGGCCGACCGGCCGGTGCATAGGGTCGTGGGATCAGGTCGGTAGGCGCGACGGCGGCGACAGGGTGGGGACGGCGACGCTGATGACCGGCTCCGTGGGTGGGGCGTCGGACCGGGGGTCCGTCGTCGACCACGCGCTGCGGGCCGCCGCCCTGGCCATGCCGTCGGCCGAGGCGTTGGTGATCGACCCGGGATCCGCCGGGAACACCCTCGTCTGGCGGGACCTGGAGCGGCGTACCGCCCGGCTCGCGCGGCACCTCGACGAGGTCGTCGCCGCCCGGGCCGGGGGGCCGTGTGCCGTGGAGGTGCCGGCCGGGCGCAGCGCCTCCGCGTTGCTCTGGCTGGTCGCCGCCCTGCGTACGGCGCTCCCGGTGGTGCTGGTCGACCCGTCCGCGCCGCAGCGGGAGCGCGCGGCGGTACGCCGGGAACTCCGCGGCGCGGGTCTCGGCCTCGTCGTGCCGGCGGCCGGGGACGGCACTGTCGACGAACGCCGTCCGCCCGGACACCTGCCGGCGCTGGCCGGAGCGCCGCCGCGCGCCGCCGTGCCCCCGCACGCGCTGGTCCTCGCCAGCGGCGGCAGCACCGGACGCCCCAAGCTGGTCGTGGACACCACGATCCGCCGGCCGGCGGCCCACGAGCACCTCCAGGTGACCAGCCGGCTGGCGTGGCGGGCCGACCAGACCCAACTGGTCACCGGGCGGCTGCACCACGCCGCCCCGCTGACGTTCTTCGTGCGGGGCCTGGTCGACGGCAACCGGCTCGTCGTGCCGTCCCGGTACGCGTCGTCGATCGCCGCCCGCCTGATCGAGGAGCAACGGGTGCGGTGGATGCAGGCCACCCCGTTCCAGCTCCAGCACCTGGCGGCCTGGCTGCACGAGCACCCGGCCGACCTGGGCAGCCTGCGCGCCGTGCTGCACATGTCGGCGTCCTGCCCGCCGTCGGTCAGACGGCGGTGGATCGACTGGGTGGGCGCGGAGCACGTCTTCGAGATCTACGGGGCGACCGAGGGTCTCGGCCTGACCGTCGCGTCCGGCGCCGAGTGGCTGGCCCGGCCGGGAACGGTGGGCCGGGGCTTCTACACCCGGATCCGGATCCTGGACGAGGCCATGCGGCCGGTGCCCCGGCGGGCCGTCGGCACGGTGTTCCTGCGCAGTCTGGGTACCCCACCCACGGCCGTCTACCTCGGCGGCGACGCCCGGCTGGCCACCTCTCCGGACGGTTTCGGCAGCGTCGGCGACCGTGGCCGCCTCGACGAGGACGGCTATCTCTACCTCGAACCACGACGGGTCGACATGATCAACGTGGCCGGCGAGAACGTCTATCCGGCCGAGGTCGAGGCGGTGCTCGTCGGGTGTCCCGGCATCATGGACGCCGCGGTGACCGGGGTGGCCGACGACCGGCTGGGTGCCCGTCCGGTCGCCGTCGTCACCTGCTGGCCCGGTGTGACGCTGGACGAACGCGCCGTGCTCGCGTACTGCCGCGACCGGCTCTCGGCCTTCAAGACCCCGCTGTGGATCCGGGTGGTCGACCGGATTCCGGTCACCCCGGCCGGCAAGGTCGACCGTCGGGGGGTGGCCGACCTGGTATCCGGGTTCGGCTGAGGGGCGCTACCCGTCGTCGCCCGTCGTGGTCGCCGACGCCTGCGGAGCCGGACCGGCCGCTCCCTCCGCCCGGTCGGGCCGGCCGTCCGGCGGTGTGGTCGGCCAGTGCACCACGAGTTCCCCGTCGGCGGTGAACCGGAAGTCCGTCGGCGACAGCAGCGGATCAGGCATGGATCTCCTCCCGGGCGCGTACCCCGGTCATCGCGGGCAGGCGTCCGCCCGGCAGGGTCGCCCGGTCGACCACGTCGGCCCCGAGCACGAAGCGGCCGTCCCGCTCGTCGGCCAGGTCGCGCAGCACCTCCCGGAACCGCCGCATGGTCTTCGCGGTGGGCGTGTACGGCCCGAGCCGCAGCGGCAGCGCGAGGTACGCCTTGCCGTCGGTGACCACCAGCCGCCGGTCGATCAGGTGCGCCAGGACGTCCTCGACGGCCGCCTCGCCGACCCCCGGGTGCTCCTCCGCCACCGCCTTGTGCACCGAACTCAGGCTGCGGTACGAGTCGCAGGCCAGGAACACCGCGGTGGCCAGCGGCCGGTCGAGAACGGTCAGCGGCTGCACCGCCTCCGGGCGCAGGTCCCAGATGAGGGTCCGGCCGTCGACCAGACCGTAGAAGAGGTCGCTGCCGGCCTCGTAGGAGTCGGTCCAGCTCTGGCCCACCTCGATCACCTCGGCGGCGTAGTTGCTGCTGCCCGGCCGGTCGAGATAGTCGCAGTTGAAGAAGTAGGCGAGGTTGGACACGGCCCGGTCGTCGAGCGCGTAGATGTACCGGTACGCGGGCACCGGCCGGATGTTCGCCAGTTTGAAGCTCGTCGCCTGCTCGAACAATGGGCTGAACCTGTTGAGCAGCACCGGTCGCACGGAGGTGGGCGGGGGCAGGTGACTCAGTTTGCGCATCATCTCGGCCATCGTGGTGTAGTCCTCCGGCGATTCGTCGGGGATACCCCAGAGGATGTTCCAGAAGACCGTGATCCCCAGCTCCTTGCACCACTTGAGGAGCTGCACGTTCTGCAGACCGCGGACCCCTTTCCGCATCAGGGTGAGCACGTCGTCGGCGAGGCTCTCGATGCCGGGTTGCAGCGTCCGGATGCCGGCCTCGTGGAGCGCCTCCAGCTGCGGTCGACGCAGGTTGGCCTTGACCTCGTAGAACAGGTCGAGGCCCTTGGCCTTGCGGGCCAGCTCGGGAATCATGTCCTGGAAGTAGGCGTAGTCCAGGATGTTGTCGACCACCGTGACGGCGAGACCGGGGTGCCGGTCGGTGAGCGTGTCGAGTTCCCGCAGCGCGCGGCTGCTCGACTTGCTCCGGAACCGCATCGTCGCGCCGTTGAGACCACAGAACGTGCAGTGGTGCTTCTGCCCCCACCAGCATCCCCGCGACGTCTCGAACAGCAGGCTGGGCTTCACTGACCCGTCGAACCCGGCGGCCGCGAACTGCACGAAGTAGTCGTCGAAGTTCGGCTCCGGCAGGTCGTCCATCATCTTGACACCGGGCGCGACGGAGTACTGGGCGGCGAGCGCCAGCGCGTTCGGGGCCTTGCGCTGCCGCACCCCGGGCAGGTCCCCGAACGGTTCGCCGTCGATGATCCGGCGGATGATCTGCGGAAAGACGACCTCACCCTCGCCCGACACGGCGGCGTCCACCCACGGGAACTCGGTGACGAGCTGGTGGCCCATCACCCCCTCGCAGTTCGCGCCGCCGAAGATGATCGGGGTGTGCGGACTGAGCTCCCTGACCGCGCGGGCCACGGCCAGTGCGGCGATGTTCTGGTCGAACACGGTGGTGAAGCAGACGACGTCCGGCGCCATCGACACGATGCGGGCGGCGCTCTCGCGGACGAAGTCCGCCGCCAGGTCCCGGGCGGCCACCAGCTCGCTGATCAGGTCCTCGTTCAGCACCCGGCCGCCGTCGTCCGCGGGCACGGTCCAGG
Above is a window of Micromonospora rifamycinica DNA encoding:
- a CDS encoding AMP-binding protein: MTGSVGGASDRGSVVDHALRAAALAMPSAEALVIDPGSAGNTLVWRDLERRTARLARHLDEVVAARAGGPCAVEVPAGRSASALLWLVAALRTALPVVLVDPSAPQRERAAVRRELRGAGLGLVVPAAGDGTVDERRPPGHLPALAGAPPRAAVPPHALVLASGGSTGRPKLVVDTTIRRPAAHEHLQVTSRLAWRADQTQLVTGRLHHAAPLTFFVRGLVDGNRLVVPSRYASSIAARLIEEQRVRWMQATPFQLQHLAAWLHEHPADLGSLRAVLHMSASCPPSVRRRWIDWVGAEHVFEIYGATEGLGLTVASGAEWLARPGTVGRGFYTRIRILDEAMRPVPRRAVGTVFLRSLGTPPTAVYLGGDARLATSPDGFGSVGDRGRLDEDGYLYLEPRRVDMINVAGENVYPAEVEAVLVGCPGIMDAAVTGVADDRLGARPVAVVTCWPGVTLDERAVLAYCRDRLSAFKTPLWIRVVDRIPVTPAGKVDRRGVADLVSGFG
- a CDS encoding RiPP maturation radical SAM C-methyltransferase; translation: MLVSAPFGPLLLPSLGLSLLKSALVQANDDVNVDILYLTIEFAKRISPQLYNRITDGDSTCNLLGEWVFADALFPGHATASDYVDNVLSFGETWTVPADDGGRVLNEDLISELVAARDLAADFVRESAARIVSMAPDVVCFTTVFDQNIAALAVARAVRELSPHTPIIFGGANCEGVMGHQLVTEFPWVDAAVSGEGEVVFPQIIRRIIDGEPFGDLPGVRQRKAPNALALAAQYSVAPGVKMMDDLPEPNFDDYFVQFAAAGFDGSVKPSLLFETSRGCWWGQKHHCTFCGLNGATMRFRSKSSSRALRELDTLTDRHPGLAVTVVDNILDYAYFQDMIPELARKAKGLDLFYEVKANLRRPQLEALHEAGIRTLQPGIESLADDVLTLMRKGVRGLQNVQLLKWCKELGITVFWNILWGIPDESPEDYTTMAEMMRKLSHLPPPTSVRPVLLNRFSPLFEQATSFKLANIRPVPAYRYIYALDDRAVSNLAYFFNCDYLDRPGSSNYAAEVIEVGQSWTDSYEAGSDLFYGLVDGRTLIWDLRPEAVQPLTVLDRPLATAVFLACDSYRSLSSVHKAVAEEHPGVGEAAVEDVLAHLIDRRLVVTDGKAYLALPLRLGPYTPTAKTMRRFREVLRDLADERDGRFVLGADVVDRATLPGGRLPAMTGVRAREEIHA
- a CDS encoding glycosyltransferase family 2 protein, producing MRASVVITTYNRRSVVPQAVESVLGQTLRDIEVTVVDDGSTDGTADELTRRFGQDSRLRVIRRVNGGPPVARNTGLDASSGPYVALLDSDDIWHPEYLASQVDVLERHPEADMVLDNGMCHAPGGESVPLFDQPDWVFPHTIDAMCELSYILPSFSVFRSRVLRELRFDETFRVGDDTELMWRFLAAGHRSVGNPRTLAEYRAVCQPGGEAAAQLTGEQDPILLAAYDVWKRYGDRYPRAIDRGPDFHREFAEVLIRNDRAHEARWHAERFAQTAPDDPDAERLLRLSGAVGQTTAS
- a CDS encoding ABC transporter ATP-binding protein, coding for MPTADQVARGDEGARPPWRGWGRRARRRAEAGRQLVHLSRYAGRPLVATLLSVHVVAGLMPMTFGIGVGLALSSLAGDPDRSAAAGWLAVALVAFVVQQLLAPLQRALSQVVSRRIDSYCIARYTEDAAIRASLPTLERADVADLLNHAEEEFDTWILTPGGATEGALALVARYAQLVSAVTVAAVTAGWPVAVAAATVALVVRRGHSIAFHRWGALIVSFEPVRRRLTYLRELATTTRAAKEIRTLGLLDWLDQRYEDASRDYLDPLWSWRRRVYGVPFLVYAGLGLIATLAAFLLLAGSVGAAGDAPVAEVAIGVQAVAICVRFGQMFPESDMKMVHGRAAWEAILAFERLCREDTDDDGTGRNRVVTTPQRLIALEQVTFGYQPDRPVLRGLDLRLPVGTSTALVGVNGAGKTTLVKLLAGLYQPAGGSVTVDGVDLRRLDPEAWQRTFAVVFQDFVRYEATLRENVAMGSVEHRDDDEGVTAELRRVGLGYLLDELPLGLETPLTRALPGGQDLSGGQWQRVALARALFAVRHGASVLVLDEPTAQLDARGEAEFYDTFLDLTRGVTSLVISHRFSSVRQADRIVVLADGRIEEAGSHDELIASGGRYAGMFAVQARRFADGAATSTPLGGPA